GCAATCTTACTTGGATAAGTCAGTCTCATAATCAGCCCACCTAGCCTTCTTCAGCCACCAACACTTTTTGGTTTCTTCTCTTTCTGAATGACTTCCTGTCATCCTTGAACCTATTCTTCTTTTCCTGAGATCGACCTTCCTTGTCAGTTGTCATCCtctcatccttctttggtttacgATAGTCGGCTATGAAATACTTGACTTTTCCACAGTTGAAATATGCATTGTCCTTATTAGTGGACTTTTTAGTAAATGAAGTCATTTGATTGAATAATGTTCAAAGATAAGAATTAACATACTCAAATACAATTTTTTCGGATTTGAAATAAATTTAGAGGGGTGGATAAAATTATCTCAACAATGCTACAAATAATTCGGTTGGGTTAGCAACACTTAACTGAAATTTTTATCAGTTGGGCTATCAAGTTAGTCAACAATGAGAAATGTGCGAAAAGAGACTGACTAAAACTGTTTTGAAAAAAATGACTTATCAAAACTCAGTTGGGTTATCAAACGAGAGGTAAAGAAGGTAAAATGAAACGAAAATCGGCACGAGTTTGTTTTTAGATGTTTGAATACTTCAATACTTCTACGCCACCCCTTCATTCTTACAGAAGTattgcactaaaagacttttgAAATCACCCACTTCAACATGATTTAACATTGCCTAATTAAAACTCTTaataaatttcaatcttaatcAAAATGAGAAGTAAGACTTCTTACTCTTAATTACACATATTTCATATAGAAATTCTAGGCACGAATTCATCTTTAAATGATCGGATAATAACTTATCAACGTGTGCTTTCTTTTATCATTTTTGCTCGCAGAAATCTATTTCAATAAGATACAATAGATCAGTTAATTTAGAGAGAGTTTTAGAGctcttaaaattttcaaaccGATACGTTTATATACTTCATTTGCAACGGTAATATTTTGAAATCATATATCTGTTTCCAAATATGTATGTCGTTGTCATGTCATTATCATTTCTGACATATTCTGGCAGTGCACGTGAATTCTGAAATTCTGTTGAGATTCAGTGACTGTTGGTACGGAAAACTTTATCCAATATTTTCACTGGGCTCTGATTCTTAATcactaaatatattatattcttCAGAGAATGTTTGATTTGAGTTGACTAACCGATTGAAATAAGCTATCATTGAGGCTCTATTATTTATCTGTAGATCAGTTTGGCTTGATAATCAGTTGGACTCTTAGAAAACTTTTAATTGTTAATATTCagttttttttcttgaattgaattaAATTGGTCTCCGTAATTATCCGTTAAATCATATCTTTATTAGATCACCAAAACTTAAATAgttaaaacaaatatttttaatattacatctcattttttttttttttaatatttgaaccAACACTCTGGATATAGTTTTTAAAAAACTCACtaattcttttttaaaaaattagtacTCACTATAAATCGAGAGCATAAATTTTTTAAGTTCGACTATATCCAAAAACAATAAGATACGGCACAATCACTAGTATATATAGTAGCATTATCAAAACAAGAAAGGATCGCCCGTTTCGATCGGTTCGACCGAAAACCGGTCACAAGTTCTGTACGAAATACTCAAAAATTGTTTTGCCAGTTCTAGTCAAGAACCTACCGTATCAACTACGAACTATAAAACCGGTTAAACCGgatctcaaatattttttttttgaaaaattaatttcttaattttaaaatcttaaatttaatatttagttatatataaacataattatttgatatttggatttcactaaaaatattattttacttttactcaagtttatttaatttattgtttttgttttaaaaaatacataacTATAATTGATATTTTCAATGCGTATATaattatttagtttttaaacttgactaaatatattttttctctATTTATATaaatctttttgttttaaaattaaaatatattatataaatatttatatgataaaacAATATTTTAGTCCGACTGTCCGATTAAACCGATTAGTGGCTCGATCACCAATCCATTATGAAAACATAACTTCAGCAAatgaaacaaaaatattttaaaagtctATTTTCGAATTCAAGATTCGAACGGAAACATTTAATGCTAGGTCCTAAATAGTAACAAATTAATTTGTCAAAACATTATGggcataatattttatttggtttTTTGTATGCCACATGTAATGTTTTTCtttttatacaattttatcCTTAGATTATCAATATATGATATTGACTTCTACTTAAAATAGGAGAGACTTACATAATCCAATGAAGTATGTGATACGAAGAAAATTATTCAAGGTTTGAATATAGACTAACTCATTTTAATTACAAAGAAAACGTAAAGAACACAAGAAAATGGAATTAAGACATCCATAACCATTTCAAATGTTCTGGTACAACCAGTTCATGTTAGGACTTCGAATGGTCGTACAAAATCACGCATTACTTCACTACACAAGGAGCCTAGGAACTCGATGAATGAACAGGAAACACGACGAGCTTATGTTAACAAACTAAAACAAAGCAGAAAACAAATTAGATCAGTAAACTGAGTGAGTGGACCAAATTAAAAGAGTAACAAAAAAGGAAACAAAGTGGTGTATTTGTTGCTCATCTCTTCCTCAACTCTAACTCTTAAATTGGTAACCAACAATTAATAACCAAGGAGCTGTCACCCAATGTAATTTAGTGCATGACTGTCATGTTCTCCGCAAGAACTTTTACTGCTATTAATGTTATATCCATGTGCTGGTGCTAAATTTGTATGACCCCTGGCGACACTAGAATTTCCAAGGCATAAAACTTCACCTAATGGTCCACCAGGTGGTGAGTTAATCCAAGAAACTGGATTTATCCATTGGGATTTCAGGATCCCGTCTGTATCTCTACCAGAATCAATCATTTCAATCCCGAAATGACTGTTTTTATCAAATTCATCAACCTCATTTACACGACCAGACATTGATAGTGTGAGAGAGGAGGGGGTTGGAAGTAGGGGTGGCTTCTCTTTTTCAAAAGTATCAATGAAAGGTATGGTTGTTTGTGTTGTTCTGTCTGAATTTGGCGACAAATTTCCTCGTAAAGATGGGATTTTCGAGTCAAGAATTGAAATGCAATACTGCCCAATCCCCATTTCATGATGATTTTCCAATATTTTCGGGCTAAAAGGATCCAAGTTCATGAAACCGTGGTTTCCTTGTGTTTGAAATGCAGATACGTTATTCTTGTTGCGGCTTTTGTTGCTGCTGACGCTGTTGTCGACGCTGTTCGTAAACCATTCAGCATACCTTTGATAAAATATAAAGAAACACAAACTCACACACTTTCGATAAATATCAAGAAACAAATTGAGGCACTGAACAAAACAATAATGTTAAACTGCAAAACTACAATTGTTGCGCAGTTCTTATGAACTCGAGTCTTTAGAACGAGTAGTTTTCAAAATAACAATGATACATTTCTTTTTATATTTCATTAAACTGCATTAACTGCTAGTTTCTAAATCATTGTTATTCAATCACCAACCAACATAAATCCGAGGATGCTAAAGACTAAGTGACAATGATACTTACTAATTCAAAGATCAATAAGACACTGTTTCACTCAACAAATAAAAAAGCCTTATTTATTTGTCTGCAAGCCAAAGAAAGGTAAGAGGGGGCCAGGCCCAGAAGCCACACCACGTATAATCTACGCAGCTCAGGATAAGAACAACAAATGAATATAATAATACTAGGAAAACAATGTGTCACAAAGAAAGTTAACATAAGCATTAAGTCCTAAGAttctgataaaaaaaatatcttgaAAAATCTCTTACCTTGTCTGCTCATATGGTGTAGCAGACACCATTGTTGGAAATTGAGAAGCTGGGTTATGTAGGGACTGAGAGAAAGTACTGTTGATGGAATTGTAGGAGGAAACTTCCACATGCTTTCTTGAACGAGGTCTAGTTTTGTGAGAATGGCGTTCACAGTATTTGTGATCAGGGGCCACATCTCTGGAGCACCTCCATTTCTTCCCATCTGTTCTTTTACACCTCCACGGCTCTGGATCCCATCTATttgttgaaaattttgaatccaAACCAGCAGGTGCTGATACACACAGAAACACAGGAAGAATTAAGAACCTGAGGATCATGATCCCTGTTCATCTGGCATAAAATTGGTGAAACAAAAAACTTTGTAAGAATATATGGGATTTGTGAAAAGGGGACTTTACTGTTAGATTGGGGGCCAGGAAGAAGAGATGAAACTGGTAGGATTAGTTGAGGAGGAACAGGAATAGAGGCCATCATGTACTTATGTATCATTTTCTGTCTTTCGAGTTCTTGCCACTGTGAGGCTGTGAAAAGGGATTTTCCGCTCATTTCACCCCCTGAAACCAAAGTCGATATTTCAGATATTTTACTCTACAAACAAATGCAACCATACCAATCAGTACCCTAAAACTATACAAGGAGAGAAAAAGTTCAAGAATCACTATATATCAGTACTTGTTACCTGAAGCGTTAAAGAAAATGGGCCCAGCAGCACCGCCGCCTCCAGCTCCATCACCGCCACAAGAATAACCAAACTGATAGTGATAAAAAGGCGAAGGCATGGGCTTCTTACACATAGAAGATTCAGTCTGCATCTTCAAACTCAACCCCACATCACAATCTAACGATGACGATGAGTAATTTCTTTCTTTTCCCTTCTCCATCATTCCCCCTCCTAATCTTTAGCATAAATTTACAAAACCCACAAGAAAAGCCGAAGCTTAATTAAAAGTTATCCTCGTTTATGAATCTGGAACTTCAAAAGTCTCGGCCTTTCCTGTCTGTCTGTCTGTGTTACAGATTTAGATTTGGAGAATGTTTTCAAGATTCGGTGACCGCCATTCTATACTTGGGTGTTTGGTTCCTATGCTTCCAACATGGCCCAAATGCCCGTTTGTTTACCCATGATGATATTGcatgttaaataattaatcaaggccatttcttaaaatataataatattaaattatatcatataaa
This region of Primulina eburnea isolate SZY01 chromosome 14, ASM2296580v1, whole genome shotgun sequence genomic DNA includes:
- the LOC140811916 gene encoding growth-regulating factor 8-like isoform X2, which produces MMEKGKERNYSSSSLDCDVGLSLKMQTESSMCKKPMPSPFYHYQFGYSCGGDGAGGGGAAGPIFFNASGGEMSGKSLFTASQWQELERQKMIHKYMMASIPVPPQLILPVSSLLPGPQSNTPAGLDSKFSTNRWDPEPWRCKRTDGKKWRCSRDVAPDHKYCERHSHKTRPRSRKHVEVSSYNSINSTFSQSLHNPASQFPTMVSATPYEQTSVDNSVSSNKSRNKNNVSAFQTQGNHGFMNLDPFSPKILENHHEMGIGQYCISILDSKIPSLRGNLSPNSDRTTQTTIPFIDTFEKEKPPLLPTPSSLTLSMSGRVNEVDEFDKNSHFGIEMIDSGRDTDGILKSQWINPVSWINSPPGGPLGEVLCLGNSSVARGHTNLAPAHGYNINSSKSSCGEHDSHALNYIG
- the LOC140811916 gene encoding growth-regulating factor 8-like isoform X1 yields the protein MMEKGKERNYSSSSLDCDVGLSLKMQTESSMCKKPMPSPFYHYQFGYSCGGDGAGGGGAAGPIFFNASGGEMSGKSLFTASQWQELERQKMIHKYMMASIPVPPQLILPVSSLLPGPQSNTPAGLDSKFSTNRWDPEPWRCKRTDGKKWRCSRDVAPDHKYCERHSHKTRPRSRKHVEVSSYNSINSTFSQSLHNPASQFPTMVSATPYEQTRYAEWFTNSVDNSVSSNKSRNKNNVSAFQTQGNHGFMNLDPFSPKILENHHEMGIGQYCISILDSKIPSLRGNLSPNSDRTTQTTIPFIDTFEKEKPPLLPTPSSLTLSMSGRVNEVDEFDKNSHFGIEMIDSGRDTDGILKSQWINPVSWINSPPGGPLGEVLCLGNSSVARGHTNLAPAHGYNINSSKSSCGEHDSHALNYIG